The Asticcacaulis sp. MM231 genomic interval CGAGCGCCGGCCGAGCCGCCTTGAGCTCCTTGCAGGGTTTCAATCTCAGTGATGCTCAATTCTTCTTGAATTCTCGAAATTTCTTCGGCGAACCAGTCCATATCCGTAGATGGGTCAAGCCCTTTGGGCGAAGGCAATTCCGGCTGGTAGCTTAATGCGCCCATGCCCGTAGCGCCAACTGCGGCAAGGCGGTCTATGGGTGTTAAAGCATGATGGTCTATGCCGTGCTTTTGGAGGCGCCGGTCAAGGAGAAGGCGCCCCCAACCGTCTGGCAGGCTGTCGTTAAATATGCCGTGCAGACCTTCGAACGGTTCGCGCTTGGCGGGTTGTGCGCCTGACTTGGCAGGCAGGTAGAATGGCGAAACCGTATAGGGGTCGTTTAGATAGCCGCCGTCGAATTCGAAAAAGGCGCACCGCTCCTGATGGCTCCAGGCCATTTCACCTAAGCAACGTGACGCGCCTTCGATGTCGAGCGTTACCTTCAGTCGGCTGACGGGTTTGTACTTCATGGTTTGCGCACGCGCTGGCGAATGGGACGAGCAATTACATCATCAAGGCTCTTAGGCGGTCGGGCAGGGAAGAGGTTTTGAAATTCGTCTTCCGCGTCTAGGGCGAAGGCGATTTTGACTACAGATTCGAACGCTCCCTTGCCTTGGTCCTCTATTAGGCGAAGAGACGCATATGGAACGCCGGAACGGGATGCCAATTCTCTTTGGGTTAGGTTGGCATCTATGCGGCGCCGTTTTAGGCGTTGCGCAACACCCTGTAAAATTTCGTGCACTGAGATTAATTTAAATGATTGCATGTTGGCAATTATATATCGTTTTGGCGTTAAGTGCTATTATAATAAAAATAATGATTTCAAAACACCCGTGGTTTATGCTCCATTTGATAATTGCCAACTAAATGGCGCTTAAGTCGCGATTGTGTTATTAAATGTTAATTTATTAGCGCATTTTGGCCGAGGGTTGCCCTTATCGTCCATAGTGCCTCTATGGCGCTCAGCCGAAATTGCCTTCGCGAATATGCCGGTTCAGTCGAACTGACGGATTCGCGAAAGGGCAGTCTAGGCGAATATAACCATGTCCCACTAGATTTTCACGATTTGAGAAGTGGCTACGGCTACTCGCCAATCTTAAACATACCATATGCCTGCGCGACGCCTGAGCGCCTTAGATAATTTGTCCCATGCGGAGGGCGTAGTGCTCACGGATGGTGCATTCCATCTCATTGATTGTGTTCATGACGAAGGGGGCATGACGCATGGTCGGGGCGTCGAGCAGGTCACCGCCTACGATCAGGGTTTCGTTGTCCCGATTGGTCCGCAGGAAGCTGTATCGGCGGCGCCAAAGCGCACCAGATCGCCGCGCGCTATCGTCTGACCGGGCAGAATGGTTGCGCTGGTCATCGTGTAGAGTCCCAGTTCCTGCGTGGCCTGAGTATACAACTTGATCGCGCGGCAGGCGTCTATCCAGCCGGTCAAGCCTAACGGATCGCCGTCCAGGGGCGGCTGAGCAGGGTGGCGCAGGTGATCAGGCCGACCAGCGAATAGGTCTGCGGGAAATTGCCCCATAGTTCGCCGGTATCGACCTTGACGTCTTCGGACAGCAGGCCCGAATGAGTGCGCCGCGCCAGCATGGCCTCGAAGAGGTCGCGCGCCTCCTCGACACGCCCCTGCATATAGAGCGCTTCGATGTACCAGAAGGTGCAGAAGTTGAACGCCGTCTCCGGTTCGCCGAAATCATCGGGCTCGACGTAGCGATAGAGATTATCGCCCTTGCGCAACTGGCGCTCAACCTCGGCGAAGGTGGCGACGCAGCGCGGATCATCGGCCGGCAGGAAGCCCAGTTCGAACAGTTGCAGCAGGCTGGCGTCGACCTCATCGCCACCAAACGAACCGGTGAAGATGCCAAGCGTCTCGTTCCACGCCTTTTCCTCGATGGCCTTGCGGATGATCTTCGCGCGGTGGGTCCAGTGTTCGCTGCGTTCGGTGAGGCCAAGCGAGGCCGCCGCATTGCCCAGCCGGTCACAGGCCGCCCAGCACAGAAGTGCCGAATAGGTATGGACGCGCGCCCGTGTGCGGAATTCCCACAGACCGGCGTCGGGCTGATCATAGACGGTGAAGGCGCGCTCGCCCACGCGCTCCATGGCGGCAAAATCGCTTTCGGTGCCCAGCCGCAAAAAGCGTTCGTCGAAGAAGGCCTGGGTCAACGGCAGGATCATCTGGCCATAGACGTCGTGCTGGTGATGCTCAAAGGCCTGGTTGCCGACACGCACCGGCCCCATGCCATGATAGCCCTGCATGTCAGGGGCGATCCGCTCGACCAGATCGGCCTCAAGCCCAACGCTGTAAAGGGGTTGCACATGTCCACCGGCGGACATGTCCACAAGATTACGCAGATAAACCAGGTAGGATTCCAGCATGTCGGCGGCGCCCAGCCGGTTCAGTGCACGCACCACATAATAGGCATCGCGTATCCAGCAGTAGCGGTAATCCCAGTTGCGCTGCGATCCCGGCGCTTCGGGAATGGAGGTGGTCATGGCCGCGACGATGGCGCCGGTCTCTTCATAGGCGCACAGCTTGAGCGTGATAGCCGCGCGGATGACGGCGGTTTGCCACTCCAGCGGCAGGGAGAGGGTGCGCACCCAGCCCTGCCAGTAGGCGGTCGTGGCGTGCAGCATATGCTCGGAATCAGCCAGCACGTCGTTGGGGTAGGGCTCGTCCGGACCGAGATGGAAGGCCAGGGGCTTCTCGAGCCGGAAGATATGGGCGTTGCGGACATAGGTCAGGGGGGCGTTGGTGGTCAGGCGCATATCGACCGGCCCGCATTCATAGCGGATATGGCTGGAGCCGGCGGTCTCACGCGCCAGATCCCGCCCCCAGTTACCCGTCGGCGTCAGGCGGATGCGGATACGCGGCGCGCCTTTGAGCGGTCGCACCAGGCGGTAAAATGCCCACGGCCGGTAGGTGCGGTTAAGATGGTGCAGGCGCGGCGCGAAATCGATCACCTCAAGCGCGTTGCCGTGGGTGTCGCGCATCACCGTGCGCAGCACCGCGGTATTGCGGATATAGGCCTGTTCGATCTCGGCCTGATCCTCGATTTCGACCGACCAGTAACCGGCGCCGTCTCCCGCCGTTGGATCGAGCAGGGCGGAAAACACCGGCTCGCCATCTACGCGCGGACAGCAGGCCCAGACAAAACGCCCTTGCCGATCAATCAGGGCTGTGGCGGCGCAATTGCCGATCGGCGACAGATCGAGCGTGTGGGGCGGTGATGGGGTCATAGGAAAACTTTCAGGCCGGAAGGGCGTGAGGTCAAGCAACCCATGACCATGGCTAAATTATGGGCGAAGCTTCACGGCAGATAACGTGTCTGATCACAGAAACGAGAGATCGGCTAAAAACATAGGTATGAGGGTAGACACGACATGATCATATGTCTAACCTTGCCTCAACGGCATATTTTCGCCTTTATGAATATTTTATTTTTTGAGATTTTCTTTCACATCTAAGACGATACTCAAATCTATATCGGTATTTGATGCTATATTGCTTATGTAGGGTGAGTTCATCAGGCTTTTGGACTGTAGAACACGTAGCAGACCAAAAGGAGATTCCGGCTATGGCAGATGTGTCGCGCCCCCTGCACTGTGGGCGGGCGGTATCATGATGATGTCGCAGGTTGAGCATGCCGCGCAAGGTACAGGCGGCCAAATGACGCTGACGATGGCGCACGTGTCGCTGTTCCTTGACCTTGATGGCACGCTTGCGCCTTTCGCGCCTGTGCCTGAAGGGGTCGGGCCAGATGCCGCGCGCAACAGCCTGCTGCGCGACATGCAACTGCGCCTGAGCGGCCGGATGGCGATTGTCAGCGGCCGTTCGATCGCTGATCTCGACCGTATTCTCGAAGGCACTATTGTCGCCATGGCTGGCAGTCATGGCCTGCAACGCCGTGACGCTCGCCTCGATATGCTGACGGCGCGGCCCCATCCCAAACTGGCGCAGGCTGTGCGAGACATCGCGGCTTTTGCCGAAAAATACCCGGGCGTCGTGGTCGAGACCAAGCCGCTCAGCGTGGCGCTGCACTACCGCAACGCCGCCGATATCGAGGTGCAGGTCGGCGCCTTCGCTGATGATCTGGCGGATCGAACCGGCCTCAAGCTGCAACGTGGCGTCATGGTGGCGGAGTTCCTGTCACCCGGCATGGACAAGGGCCGCGCGGTGCGGGCCTTCATGGTCGAACCGCCCTTTTTCGGCACGATGCCGCTCTTTATCGGCGATGACCTGACCGATGAGGACGCCTTTCGCGCGGTCAACGCCTTTGGCGGCGTCGGCATTCTGGTCGGGCCGCCGCGTCAAACCTTTGCGCGCTTCCGTCTGGACAGCGTGGACGCAGTCCATGCCTGGCTGGCGCGGGCGCTGCAAACTGAAGTGTTCAAACTGGAGGTGCCTGTTGGGCCGTCTTATCGTCGTATCTAATCGTGTAAATCCGCCAGCCGATTCCGGCGTCGGCACCGCCGGCGGCCTCGCCATGGCGCTGGCGGCGGCCTTGCGCGAAGACAAGGGTCTGTGGTTCGGCTGGAGCGGCCAGACGGTCGAGACCTATACCGGCCAGATGTCGATGCAGAAGGTCGGCGGCGTCACCGTGGCCCTGCTCGATCTGGAGGAGCAGGACCAGAGCGAATATTACAACGGCTATGCCAATCGCACGTTGTGGCCGCTCTTTCACTACCGCACCGATCTGGTCGCCTATGAGCGCAGCTTCGATGAGGGGTATACCCGCGTCAATACGCGCTTCGCCGAAACCCTGCTGCCTTTGATCGGACCGGACGACCTCATCTGGGTGCAGGACTATCACCTGATCCCGCTGGCGCGCGAACTGCGCAAGCGCGGCGTCACCAACCGCATCGGCTTCTTCCTGCATATTCCGTGGCCGGCGCGCAGCATCTTAAGCACCCTGCCGCGCCACGGTGAACTGGTCGAGGCCCTGTTCAGCTATGATCAGATTGGTTTCCAGACCGAGGACGACTGCGAAAACTTCGTCGATTACGCCGTCCATGATGTGCAGGCGGTGGTCTCAGACGGCGGTCTGGTCGAGGCCTATGACAAGAAGGTACGCGCCAAGGCCTTCCCCATTGGTATTGACGCCGAGGATTTCGAGGAAACGCTGAAGAGCGACGCGGCAGAGGCCTATCGCAAGCTGATGGTCAAGAGCCAGGCGGGCCGCAAGATGGTGCTGGGCGTCGATCGGCTCGACTATTCCAAGGGGCTGGAGGAGCGCTTTGCCGCCTACGAGACCCTGCTGGCCGATAATCCCGATCTTCACGAGCATCTCTTCATGCTTCAGATCGCCACGCGCTCGCGCGATGACGTCGATGCCTATCAGGATTTGCGGGCAAGGCTGGACACCATATCCGGCCAGATCAACGGGGCCTATGCGACGGTCGACTGGGTGCCGCTGCGCTATGTCAACCGGCCTTACCGGCGTGACGAACTGGCCGGCATTTACCGCGCCGCCCATATCGGACTGGTGACGCCCTTACGTGATGGTATGAACCTCGTCGCCAAGGAATTTGTGGCAGCGCAAGACCCGGCCAATCCGGGCGTGCTGGTCTTGTCGCAGTTCGCTGGCGCCGCCGAGCACATGAAGGAGGCGTTGATCGTTAACCCGCTCAGCCGAGAAGATATGTCCGAAGCGATCAAGAAGGGGCTGGCCATGCCGTTGAAAGAACGCAAGGCGCGCTGGGAAGCGCTCTATGACAATGTCCGTACGCATGATGTGGCGCGTTGGCGCGATCAGTTCGTCGCGTGTCTCAAGGCGGCCTAAATCCAGTTGTAATGGATTACAATATGTGGCAACCCTAACAAAAATGCCATAAACTTGTCGGATGTTGGCGCTTACAGGCTGGAGATCCTATGAAACTCATTCACGCTCTCATATTGACCGTCTGTCTGGGCAGCATGCCCGCGGCGGTGATGGCCAAGCCCGCTAAGCCGGCGCCGGTTGATCCGGCCACCCTGGCTCTGGGGGAGCGCGCCTTTGCACAGTGCAAGGCCTGCCACAGCATCGAGGCCGGCAAGCGTGACGGCGTCGGGCCCAATCTCTACGGATTTTACGGCAGCAAGGCCGGCGGCCACTCGGCGACCTTCAAATACAGCGCCGCGATGAAGGCCTATGGCGTCACCTGGGATGACAAGACGCTCGACACCTTCCTGACCGCTCCGACCAAGGCTGTGCCAGGCACACGCATGGCGTTTCGCGGCGTGACCGACCCGAAGGCCCGCGCGGCTCTGGTCGATTATTTGCGCGTGAAGTCGAGCCAGTAGGTTCGCTATAATTGAAAGAAGGGGCATGGACTTAGAGGCAGGCGTGAGTGCTCCATCGGTTATTTGTCCGGAACTTAGTGAGTTCCTAGTATCTCATCCGCGACCCTATGTACGACAGTCAGTGACTATGAAATGATCTGAGTGCGTCGGTTCTTTTATATCCGCTTCTGTAACGGGCGCCTAATGGGATAATCAAATCGGCATCAGGGGCGCGCGAAGCATGATTCGAGTGCCTGGTTAAGTGAGCGCAATTACTAGGAAGGCCCGCTGCCGCAGTCCCTCAGAACTCTCATGTCTTCTGTAAGGCATTACGCGTCCAAAGGTCATAAAGGCAGATTGTCTGCGTTTATATCAGGTTATTGGGAATTCTATTAAGTAAGGCTGCCCGCCTTGGTTCAGTCGGCTCTGAACTGTGGTATCAAACATGTGGCGGGGCCGGTCGCGCATTTAGGCAACAATCTTAGCGGTCCTTCGAAACTTCGATCGATCCGGGGGCTTTGCGTCTGCATCCGGGTGATGGCACCAGCATAGGTGTGGTCGAGATGAGCCTTTTCACAAGGGCCCCTTGGGCATGATCGCAAAACAATAGCCGACGATCACCATGCGAATGGTCGGCCCTTTATCGACTGGGGGCAATCGGTCGCGCTTTAATCATTCTCTAAACAAGCACGCAGGTATCGAGATCATCGGACCTGTCTCCGACCTGCCATGCGGTAAGGATTGGTTGCGGCTTTCGCGTGGCAATCAACCGTGAAGCGCTTGAAAATGTCAAAAAGCTCAAATTCCAATCGTGACGAACTTGACACGAAAAGATGATATATATATTACATATGTTGAGGGCGGGCAATCAAGGTTAGGCGCCGCTTTTTGTCAACTTGAAGCCAGCAGTGGTATATCAAAGAGAGGGAGAGATATGCGGAATAAGTTTCTAAGAGGGACGAGCGTTCTTGCGGTTGCCGGTGCGTTGTCGTCGTTTATCCTGCCGGTTATGGCCCACGCGCAAGCGCCGGCGCCAGCCGGCGATGAAGAGGCGGTAGAGGTTATCGTTACGGGTATTCGCGGAAGTCTGTCGGCTGCCGCCCGTATCAAGCGTCAGTCTGTAGTGGGGCTCGATTCCATTACATCAGAAGACCTGGGTAAGTTTCCTGATGGCAATGTGGCAGAATCCTTGCAACGCATTCCGGGTGTATCGATCGACCGAAGCCTGGGCGAAGGGTCGAGTGTCACCGTCAGAGGTTTCGGTCCGCAATTTAACAACGTTCTGCTTAACGGTCGGACGATTGCCAATGACAGCGGCGGCCGCGGCTTCGGTTTTGACAATATTGCTGCGGAGTTGATCAGCGGTGCCGATGTCTACAAGACCTCGCGGGCGTCGATCCCGGAGGGCGGTATTGGTTCTACCATCAATCTTAAAACGCCCCGTCCGCTTGATATCGGTGCTACAAAGGGGGTGGTGAGTCTGAAGGCGCATAATGAGAGCCTGAGCGGCAAGACCACGCCGAGCGCATTTGCGCTGTACAGCACGACGTTCTATGATGGCAAGATGGGCTTGATGGTCTCGGCGTCTTATCAGTTGCGCGATGCGCGCGAGGATTCGTTCAATGTCAGCGGCTATGTCCCGAACGCTTCGATCGGCACGCAAGCCGGTCAAACGAACGGATACGGTTCCAATATCAGCCCCAATGTGCCTCTTTTCACGAACGTTCGCTTTCCCCGCAATTACAATCTCAATCTGAGTGAGCAGCGCCAGGAGCGGACCGGGCTCACTGCGACCTATCAGTATCGCCCCAGTGACGAACTCACCTTCACGGCTGATGCGCTGTTTAGCCGCTACAATATCAAGCGCACCGTCGCGACCGGTGCGTTCTACTTCCTGGAAAATCAGGTGCGCACCGCCGCCATCGATGCCAATCGCGACGTCATTGAGCAGACTGAAAACGGGCAGTGGGACATGGTAATGCAGGCCTATCCTCGCAAGTCCGATACAACGGCCTTCGGCATTAATATGGATTGGCACCCCACTGATCAGTTGACGATTGTCGGTGACCTGTCGACGTCCGATGCCAGCAATGTTGGCGGCTCGGGATCCTATTATATTGTGGTCGGCATTCCGACCAATGTTACCTGGAAGCAACCGTCGGACGGCAGTTTGCCGCAACTTGAGGTCCTGGGTGCCAGTATCTCCGATCCAAGCAATGCACGGGCACACTATGCGACGCGAGGCGGTAGCAACACTTCGACATCTGTTCAGGAAGGACGCCTTGATGCGACCTACATCGTGGACCGCGGTGTCTTCAGTTCTGTCATGTTGGGTGTCGCGTTCAATGACACGCGCAAGGAGAACGAGTTGTTCGGTATCGGTGACGCCTATTGCACCTACTGTGGTTACCCGGTTGTCCTGCCGGAGCGTTTTCTCACGCCTCTTGACCTGGGCAATGACTTCCTGGGCGGTGGCCTGGGCGCCAATGCACCTTTGAAGTTCTTCTCCTTCGATGGTTTGGAGTTGCTCGATTATCTGGCTTCGCCTGAAGCGCTGGCGCAACTGGACACCTATTACGGTCGGGCACCCGGATCTGTGGCGGCTCAACTTGAGGCGAATGGCGGTTACACGCTTAAGCGCCAGCCCAGTTCGTACTGGGTGGAGGAGAAGACCTCATCGGCCTATATCGAGACCAACTTCGCGGGCGAGGTAGCGGACATGCCCTGGTCCCTCAATCTGGGGGCGCGCTATATCAGCACGAAGGTTCGTGCGTCTGGATCGGATCGTCAGCTGGTCGATGTCAAGTGGATATCCGAAGGTAACCAGACGCCGGTCTATGCCAGCGCAACGCCCGTTGAGCGTACAGTTGAGGCTAACTACAGCAAGCTTCTGCCCAGCCTCAATGTCAAACTGAACATAACCCGACACCTGCTGGCGCGCTTTGGTGCCTCGGAAACCCTTACCCGGCCGAGCCCGAGCGACATGCGTCCGAACACCTCCATTGACGATGCGCGTCAGGGCAATATGCTCGCCAGCGGCGGCAACCCGGCCTTGAAGCCTTACCTGTCGAAGAACCTTGATCTGTCGCTCGAGTGGTATCCGAAGAAAAACCTTAACCTGGCCGCGGCCATCTTCAGCAAGGATGTGAGCGACTTCATCGATTACGGAGTTGCCTCTGAAGCCTTCACCATCACCAACGCGCAACGTCTTGATACAACCAGCGTCATAGACGGCAGGACCCACCTGGCTGACCCGGCCTTTACGGCCACGACGGCCACCTTCCTGACCCGGCGTCCCCGCAACTTGGCAAAGACGCGTGCCGAAGGGATCGAGCTGGCGGGCACGTACTCCTTTGACTTCCTGCCCGGCTGGTGGAGTGGCTTCGGTGTTACTGCGAACGCGACCCTGGTCGACAGCAACGCCAAGGTGTCAAATTCGACAGAGGTTGCGGGTCGTACCTTCGCGCTGCCGGGGCTGGGCAACTCGTACAACCTGATCGGATTCTATGAAAAGGGCCCGCTTTCGGTTCGTGTGGCCTACAACAAGCGTGATCGGTTCTTATCCAGCCTGAGCGGCGATGGTTCGGGCGGGCCGGTCTTTACGCAAGCCTACGATCAGATTGATATGCGTGCCTCCTATCAGATCACCCCGCGCGTGGATGTGTTCATCGAGGGCACAAACCTGACCAAGGAGCATCTGGTCCAAAAGGGATATTATGAGGCCGAACTCCTGAGCGATAATCTCGACGGCGCCTTCTATAATGTAGGGTTCCGTATGACCTTCTGATGCCAGGCGTCTAAATCCTCCCAATGACGACTGTCCTTCGCGGTGCCCTAAAAAGCACCGCGCTTTTTTTTGACACAAAGCCATTGGCCGGGCTTGATTTGGTGAAATTTCTGAGATTGGCATTTCTATCAGGAGCCAGGTCTGTTACGAGTCACGATCTGGCTGTATGCTGGAGATTGCAGGATTAATAGGCACGACATATGCGAGCAAGACTGACCCCAACGAACCTTACACAGTCTATCGTTCAAGACCTTGGTATAGAGATTGTTACAGGAAAGTACCGAGACCAGGTCTTCCCAAAAGAGGTTGAACTTTCGCAGCGCTACAATGCCGCGCGCACGGTGACGCGTGAAGCGGTCAAGATGCTGACGTCGAAAGGCCTGCTGTCGGCGCGACCGCGTCAGGGGACGCGCGTCGAGCCCGAAGATCACTGGAATCTTCTTGACCCCGAGGTGTTGCGCTGGCTTCTCGAACGTAATTTCTCGCTGGGTCTGCTTATAGAGTTCACGCAAATTCGGCTCAGCGTCGAGCCAGGCGCTGCCTGTCTCGCGGCCAGGGTCGCCACGGGTGAGCAGCGGGCGGCGATCAACAGCGCGATTGGACGTATGTTTGCGGCCGAACGCGGTGAAGACGACGCACTCACCTCCGACATTGATTTCCATGTCGCCGTACTCGAGGCGAGCGGCAATCGATTCTATCGCCAGATGCGCGAGATGATCGAAACTGCTTTGCGGTTCAGCATTCGAAAAACGAATGATTTTAAAGGTGTGCGGTTAGCGAGTGTCGTCGATCACAAACGTGTCGCCGATGCTATCCTGGCCGGTGACAGTGCCGAAGCTGAAACCCGGATGCGCGATCTGATTCAAGGCGCGCTTGACCTGATGGTCAAGGTCCAGGCCGACCAGACGCCTCAGCGCTAGGCGCTCCACGCGTCTGTCCCTAAAACGCACGGGCACATGATCCGTACCCTTGATGTCCCATAAGCGCCAGCTTAGGGGTTGCTTTCACATGTGGATGAGTTCAGGGCAAGCGATGCCCAGAGCCGCTTTGGCGCGCCTGCCCAGCGCGCATCTCATCAGTCTGGATCCGGACCATCTTTGCAATCTTTAGACATATTTGCGATTGACAAGGCGTCGACACGTCGCTCATTATATGTAATATAAGTATTAGTAAATGGCGGATGCGGGGTGGACTTTGAGTCGCTCTGTCCACGCCTAACCTGGCCAATTTTTCAACTTGATCATTCGGGTTTCAGACGCGCCACATAAGCTTGGTGCCGCAGGTCTAAATTCCATGACGATCCGTCTTTGTAAGGCATAAAACATGACCGTCGAACTTGCGCCCGTATCCGTACCTGATTTCGGGCTACCTCTTCAAAAGCCCTCGGTCCCGGTTCACACCTACGATCTGCGTTGTCGAGAGACCTATGCCCGCGCTGGCTGCGACTGGGTAGCTGTCTATGCGGATCGCGAACACTTTTCCAACATCGCCTATCTTTGTGATTTCGAGCCGCGGTTCGAAGAAGCGATCTTGATGCTGGGGCCGGAAGACGCCCGCGTGATCATCACTGGCAATGAATGTGTCTCGTTCGCGCAAGCCATGACACGCCTCTCGAGCTTTGAGGTGAGGCTTTGCCAGGCGATGAGCCTTCCGGGCCAGGACCGAAGCCGTGCGCCCAGCCTGTTGGCGGTGTTAAAAGATATCGGCATCCGTGCCGGTCAACGTATTGGCCTTGTGGGCTGGAAGCCGCCTGCGCTTGAGGCAGGTGAAGACGCGGGCTTTTTCTTCCCGTCTGTCTATGTCGATGCGTTGCGTCGGTCCGCGGGCGATCCGTTGGCGGTTGTGGATCGGACCGAAAGCCTCATGCATCCGGAACAGGGATTGCGGGCGATCGTGGACGCCGACCAGATCGCCGCCTTCGAGTGGGCCGCGTCCCGGGCCACGGCGGCTGTCTGGCGGATTGTGACCCAGGTGAGGGAGGGCGACAGCGAACTTGAGGCTGCGGCGCGGATGGCTTACGCAGGTGAGCCGCTCAGCGCGCACGTTATGCTGGCCTCGAGCGACGCCTCAGGGCCGGTGGTCGGCTTGCGCAGTCCGACGGCGCGGCGATTGTCGCGAGGCGACGGCGTGACGACGGCGGTCGGCTACTGGGGCGGCTTGTCCGCCAGGGCCGGCTTGATCAGCGACGGGGACGATGATTTCCTGAAGACGGCATCGGCCTATTTCAAGGGCTTGCTTACGTGGTATGAGACTGTTGATATCGGCATTGCCGGGACAGAGGTTTTTTCGCGCGTCAGCGAAACCCTGGCGCAAGGGGGCTTGGCCTCCATGCTCAATCCGGGGCATCTGTGTGGTCACGAGGAGTGGGTTAATACCCCGATCCGTCCGACCGGGGATTACCGGCTCAGGTCTGGCATGGTCTTCCAGGTGGACATCATCCCGACGCCGATGCCGTTGGGTTGGGCTTTGAACTGTGAAGACCCGGTTGTTCTGGCGGACGCTGCGTTAAGATCCGAGATCGCCACGCGCCATCCCGACGTCATGAGCCGTATCGACGCCCGACGTAGCTTTATGTCTGAAGCCTTAGGCGTAAACTTAGGTCCGTCCATTCTGCCCCTGGGTCAGACACCCGGCTGTCTGGCGCCATTCTGGTTGAAATCCGGACATTTGCTGGTGAAGGGTTAAGGGGAGGGCGACCGGTGGGAGTGCGGAGTGATATAGACGCTGTGAGGCCTTCAGGTGGTCGCTCTGCCAGTCTCAGGCGAGTTTGTGCCAGGCTGTTGGGATGGTGCGGTGCGCCGCGACACCTCGGCATGGGCATGCTTTGGTTAGGCCTGACCTGTCTTACGCTTCCAACGTCGGGGCTGGCCCACACCCGGGATGTCACCATTACGCGGGATGACTGGGGTATTGCACACGTCCATGGCGCGACGGACGCCGATGCTGTTTTTGGCATGATGTACGCGCAGGCTGAGGACGATTTCGGGCGCATCGAACGCAATTACCTTCAGGCCCTGGGCCGAACGGCCGAAGTCGACGGCGAAGCCGCCATCTGGACGGATTTACGTCAGCGTATGTTCACCGACCC includes:
- a CDS encoding M24 family metallopeptidase codes for the protein MTVELAPVSVPDFGLPLQKPSVPVHTYDLRCRETYARAGCDWVAVYADREHFSNIAYLCDFEPRFEEAILMLGPEDARVIITGNECVSFAQAMTRLSSFEVRLCQAMSLPGQDRSRAPSLLAVLKDIGIRAGQRIGLVGWKPPALEAGEDAGFFFPSVYVDALRRSAGDPLAVVDRTESLMHPEQGLRAIVDADQIAAFEWAASRATAAVWRIVTQVREGDSELEAAARMAYAGEPLSAHVMLASSDASGPVVGLRSPTARRLSRGDGVTTAVGYWGGLSARAGLISDGDDDFLKTASAYFKGLLTWYETVDIGIAGTEVFSRVSETLAQGGLASMLNPGHLCGHEEWVNTPIRPTGDYRLRSGMVFQVDIIPTPMPLGWALNCEDPVVLADAALRSEIATRHPDVMSRIDARRSFMSEALGVNLGPSILPLGQTPGCLAPFWLKSGHLLVKG